The Micromonospora sp. NBC_01740 genome includes a window with the following:
- a CDS encoding VWA domain-containing protein → MIRFLQPWWLLAVLPVLALAALYVWRQLHRRAYAMRFTNVDLLRTLAPKGLGWRRHVPATAFLLCLLVLATALARPSVDTREPLERATVMLAIDVSLSMQADDVAPNRLEAAQEAAKQFVGELPESYNLGLVSFAKSANVLVPPGKDRDAVTAAIDGLVLAEATATGEAVFTCLEAIRSVPADGAAGIPPARIVLLSDGYRTSGRSVEEAAAAAQAANVPVSTIAFGTDSGQVDIGGQLQRVPVDRLALADLAEATEGYFYEAASVSELKQVYQDMGSSIGFRTEPREVTQWYAGVALLLALCAGALNLLWSSRML, encoded by the coding sequence ATGATCCGCTTTCTGCAACCGTGGTGGCTGCTGGCCGTGCTGCCGGTGCTCGCCCTCGCCGCGCTCTACGTCTGGCGGCAGCTGCACCGCCGGGCGTACGCGATGCGGTTCACCAACGTGGACCTGCTGCGCACCCTGGCGCCGAAGGGGCTGGGCTGGCGGCGGCACGTGCCGGCCACGGCGTTCCTGCTCTGCCTGCTGGTGCTGGCGACCGCGCTGGCCCGGCCGTCGGTCGACACCCGGGAGCCGTTGGAACGGGCGACCGTGATGCTCGCCATCGACGTGTCGCTGTCCATGCAGGCCGACGACGTGGCGCCGAACCGGCTGGAGGCGGCGCAGGAGGCGGCCAAGCAGTTCGTCGGCGAGCTGCCGGAGAGCTACAACCTGGGGCTGGTCTCGTTCGCCAAGTCGGCGAACGTGCTGGTGCCGCCGGGCAAGGACCGGGACGCGGTGACCGCCGCGATCGACGGGCTGGTGCTGGCCGAGGCGACGGCGACGGGCGAGGCGGTCTTCACCTGCCTGGAGGCGATCCGGTCGGTGCCGGCCGACGGCGCGGCGGGAATCCCGCCGGCCCGCATCGTGCTGCTCTCCGACGGGTACCGCACCTCGGGCCGGTCGGTGGAGGAGGCGGCCGCCGCGGCGCAGGCGGCGAACGTGCCGGTCTCCACCATCGCCTTCGGCACCGACTCCGGGCAGGTGGACATCGGCGGCCAGCTGCAACGGGTGCCGGTGGACCGGCTGGCCCTGGCCGATCTGGCCGAGGCCACCGAGGGCTACTTCTACGAGGCGGCGTCGGTGAGCGAGCTGAAGCAGGTCTACCAGGACATGGGCAGCTCGATCGGGTTCCGCACGGAACCCCGCGAGGTCACCCAGTGGTACGCGGGGGTGGCCCTGCTGCTGGCACTCTGCGCGGGGGCCCTCAACCTGCTGTGGTCCTCGCGGATGCTCTGA
- a CDS encoding thioesterase family protein, translated as MQEQPEPALTPGLTARVELTVADTDTAQAVGSGDVPVLGTPRVLALAEAATVAATAARMPGGSTTVGTRVELDHRAATPVGRTVVAQARLTAVEGRRLYFEVSVSDGDETVAEGRVERVLVDRQRFVERAARSS; from the coding sequence ATGCAGGAGCAGCCGGAGCCCGCGCTGACCCCGGGCCTCACCGCCCGGGTGGAGCTGACCGTCGCCGACACCGACACCGCCCAGGCGGTCGGCTCCGGAGACGTGCCCGTCCTGGGCACGCCCCGGGTGCTCGCCCTCGCCGAGGCCGCCACGGTGGCGGCCACCGCCGCCCGGATGCCCGGCGGGTCGACCACCGTCGGCACCCGGGTCGAGCTCGACCACCGGGCGGCCACCCCGGTGGGGCGCACGGTGGTGGCGCAGGCCCGACTGACCGCGGTCGAGGGGCGGCGGCTGTACTTCGAGGTCAGCGTCAGCGACGGCGACGAGACGGTCGCCGAGGGCCGGGTGGAGCGGGTGCTGGTCGACCGGCAGCGCTTCGTGGAACGCGCCGCGCGGTCGTCGTGA
- a CDS encoding DUF58 domain-containing protein — MARAASVTSPARRPADVPSDRTEAVLSRLQLMVTRKLDGLLQGDYAGLLPGPGSEAGESREYRPGDDVRRMDWPVTARTTMPHVRRTVADRELETWLAVDLSASLDFGTGRWLKRDVVVAAAAALAHLTVRGGNRIGAVIGSGGGTSAPARRWRAAPPVAGPDVYTRLPARSGRKEAHALLRAIAGTEIRPGRSDLGTLVDMLNRPPRRRGVAVVISDFLAPPQRWSRPLRKLRVRHDVVAIEVVDPRELELPDVGVLPVVDPETGELHEVQTADPRLRHRYAEAAAAQRAEISAALRGAGAAHLRLRTDRDWLLDMVRFVAAQRHARTRGTTR; from the coding sequence TTGGCCCGGGCAGCGTCCGTGACCTCACCCGCCCGTCGGCCTGCCGACGTCCCCTCCGACCGCACCGAGGCCGTCCTGTCGCGGCTGCAACTGATGGTCACCCGCAAGCTCGACGGCCTGCTCCAGGGCGACTACGCCGGCCTGCTGCCCGGGCCGGGCAGCGAGGCGGGGGAGTCCCGGGAGTACCGCCCCGGCGACGACGTACGCCGGATGGACTGGCCGGTCACCGCCCGCACGACGATGCCGCACGTCCGGCGTACGGTGGCCGACCGGGAGCTGGAGACGTGGCTGGCGGTGGACCTCTCGGCGAGCCTGGACTTCGGCACCGGCCGGTGGCTCAAGCGCGACGTCGTGGTGGCCGCCGCGGCGGCGCTGGCCCACCTGACCGTCCGGGGCGGCAACCGGATCGGCGCGGTGATCGGCAGCGGCGGCGGCACGAGCGCGCCGGCCCGCCGGTGGCGCGCCGCGCCGCCGGTCGCCGGCCCGGACGTCTACACCCGGCTGCCCGCGCGCTCCGGCCGCAAGGAGGCCCACGCGCTGCTGCGGGCGATCGCCGGCACCGAGATCCGCCCCGGGCGCAGCGACCTGGGCACGCTTGTCGACATGCTCAACCGGCCGCCCCGCCGCCGGGGCGTGGCGGTGGTCATCTCCGACTTCCTCGCCCCGCCGCAGCGGTGGTCCCGGCCGCTGCGTAAGCTGCGCGTCCGGCACGACGTGGTGGCGATCGAGGTGGTCGATCCCCGGGAGCTGGAGCTGCCCGACGTCGGGGTGCTGCCGGTGGTCGACCCGGAGACCGGCGAGCTGCACGAGGTGCAGACCGCCGACCCGCGGCTGCGCCACCGCTACGCCGAGGCGGCGGCCGCCCAGCGCGCGGAGATCTCCGCGGCGCTGCGCGGCGCCGGCGCGGCCCACCTGCGACTGCGTACGGACCGAGACTGGCTGCTCGACATGGTGCGTTTCGTCGCCGCGCAGCGGCACGCGCGCACCAGGGGGACGACACGATGA
- the fabG gene encoding 3-oxoacyl-ACP reductase FabG — MARTVLVTGGNRGIGLAIAQAFAKQGDRVAVTHRSGEPPEGLFGVRCDVTDSASVDAAFTAIEAELGPVEVLVANAGITDDTLLLRMSEEQFTRVLDTNLTGAFRCAKRASGKMLRAKWGRMIFISSVVGLYGGPGQVNYAASKAGLVGVARSITRELGSRNITANVVAPGYVETDMTAGLPEDRRTEYRKAIPANRFAQPDEIAGVVTWLAGDAAGYVSGAVIPVDGGLGMGH; from the coding sequence GTGGCCCGTACCGTCCTGGTGACCGGCGGCAACCGGGGGATCGGCCTGGCCATCGCGCAGGCCTTCGCCAAGCAGGGCGACCGGGTGGCGGTGACCCACCGCAGCGGCGAGCCACCCGAGGGGCTGTTCGGGGTCCGCTGCGACGTGACCGACTCCGCGTCGGTCGACGCGGCGTTCACCGCGATCGAGGCCGAGCTGGGGCCGGTGGAGGTGCTCGTCGCCAACGCCGGGATCACCGACGACACGCTGCTGCTGCGCATGTCGGAGGAGCAGTTCACCCGCGTGCTGGACACGAACCTGACGGGCGCGTTCCGGTGCGCCAAGCGCGCCTCGGGCAAGATGCTGCGCGCGAAGTGGGGCCGGATGATCTTCATCTCCTCGGTGGTCGGCCTCTACGGCGGCCCCGGCCAGGTCAACTACGCGGCGAGCAAGGCCGGCCTGGTGGGCGTGGCCCGCTCGATCACCCGCGAGCTGGGCAGCCGCAACATCACCGCCAACGTGGTCGCGCCCGGCTACGTGGAGACCGACATGACCGCCGGCCTGCCCGAGGACCGCAGGACCGAGTACCGCAAGGCCATCCCCGCCAACCGGTTCGCTCAGCCGGACGAGATCGCGGGCGTGGTCACCTGGCTGGCCGGCGACGCCGCCGGCTACGTCTCCGGCGCCGTCATCCCGGTCGACGGCGGCCTCGGCATGGGCCACTGA
- a CDS encoding ferrochelatase codes for MAYDAVVLVSFGGPERPEDVMPFLQNVTRGRGVPPERLAEVAEHYQHFGGVSPINQQCRELLAAVWEDFAANGLDLPVYWGNRNWDPMLADTVAQMRDDGVTHALAFVTSAFGGYSSCRQYQEDIAAARAAVGPDAPLIDKLRQFWDHPGFVEPHADAVRAALRRLDPAKRDGTRLVFTAHSVPNSMAANAGPHGGRYEAQLAEVARLVHAAAAPDLPWDLVWQSRSGPPQVPWLEPDVNDHLRTLADAGTTGVVVSPIGFVSDHLEVVWDLDTEARETARQLGLDFVRAATPGTDPRFVAMVRELVRERTDPDGTGLRRRLGELPMWDTCPTVCCVPARRPTAAQEAGNPAS; via the coding sequence ATGGCGTACGACGCGGTGGTCCTGGTGTCCTTCGGCGGACCGGAACGGCCCGAGGACGTGATGCCGTTCCTGCAGAACGTGACCCGGGGGCGGGGCGTGCCGCCGGAGCGGCTGGCGGAGGTCGCCGAGCACTACCAGCACTTCGGTGGCGTATCGCCGATCAACCAGCAGTGCCGGGAGCTGCTCGCGGCGGTCTGGGAGGACTTCGCCGCCAACGGCCTCGACCTGCCGGTCTACTGGGGCAACCGGAACTGGGACCCGATGCTCGCCGACACCGTGGCGCAGATGCGCGACGACGGCGTCACCCACGCCCTGGCGTTCGTGACCAGCGCCTTCGGCGGCTACTCCTCCTGCCGGCAGTACCAGGAGGACATCGCCGCCGCCCGCGCGGCGGTCGGCCCCGACGCCCCGCTGATCGACAAGCTCCGCCAGTTCTGGGACCACCCCGGCTTCGTCGAGCCCCACGCCGACGCGGTGCGGGCGGCGCTCCGCCGCCTCGACCCGGCGAAGCGGGACGGCACCCGACTCGTGTTCACCGCGCACTCGGTCCCGAACTCGATGGCCGCGAACGCCGGCCCGCACGGCGGCCGGTACGAGGCGCAGCTCGCCGAGGTCGCCCGGCTGGTCCACGCCGCGGCCGCCCCGGACCTGCCCTGGGACCTGGTCTGGCAGAGCCGTTCCGGCCCGCCGCAGGTGCCGTGGCTGGAGCCGGACGTCAACGACCACCTGCGTACGCTTGCCGACGCCGGCACCACCGGCGTGGTGGTCAGCCCGATCGGGTTCGTCTCCGATCACCTGGAGGTGGTGTGGGACCTGGACACCGAGGCGCGGGAGACGGCCAGGCAGCTCGGGCTGGACTTCGTCCGGGCCGCCACCCCCGGCACCGACCCCCGGTTCGTGGCGATGGTGCGCGAGCTGGTCCGCGAGCGTACCGACCCGGACGGGACCGGCCTGCGCCGCCGCCTCGGCGAGCTGCCCATGTGGGACACCTGCCCCACGGTGTGCTGCGTCCCGGCACGCCGCCCCACCGCCGCCCAGGAAGCCGGGAACCCGGCCTCCTGA
- a CDS encoding PH domain-containing protein codes for MSDPAARGTDHAGPSPAEPGVPPEPTGPGAPPPPTGPDVPPEPTGPGVPPEAAWRDAGSGFPPPATGPVTPGPVRSAGAPGGAEPRQRLHPLSPALHGAKSLVVVIAGLSWSTLSRVGFGWFALMAVVLALGATVLAVVSWYYTGYHVVGRELRVHEGLLWRRTRAIPLERLQAVEVVRPLLAQLTGLAELRLEVVGGGKTEAPLAYLSVAEATALRQRLLALAGRIAAEPGAPPAGVAAGPAGTPAPPPGRPLHAVANNDLLVSQLLTPQAFMIPFGVAFVVAQFLSEDSWSFVAVASTLTAMAGVLLQPVRRVLDDWNFRLARDEGTLRIRNGLLETRAQTVPLDRVQAVGVTWPLLWRVKGWLRLRLEVAGYSAGEADERNRPDRLLPVGDRATGEAIVAEVLPGVRLAALPLSPPPTRARWLNPLSRGVLGAGLDDRVFAVRSGLLTRQLALVPYARIQSVRVVQGPAQRRLRLATVHADTAGGAGAAARDRDLAEAWALAAELTARSRAARRAG; via the coding sequence GTGAGCGACCCGGCCGCCCGGGGCACGGACCACGCCGGCCCGTCCCCGGCGGAGCCGGGCGTCCCACCGGAGCCGACCGGACCCGGTGCGCCCCCGCCGCCGACCGGACCCGACGTGCCACCGGAGCCGACGGGGCCCGGTGTGCCGCCGGAGGCGGCATGGCGCGACGCCGGGTCCGGCTTCCCGCCCCCGGCGACCGGGCCCGTCACGCCGGGCCCGGTCCGGTCTGCCGGGGCGCCCGGGGGCGCCGAGCCGCGGCAGCGGCTGCACCCCCTCAGCCCCGCCCTGCACGGCGCCAAGTCCCTGGTCGTGGTGATCGCCGGCCTGTCGTGGTCGACGCTGTCGCGGGTCGGCTTCGGCTGGTTCGCCCTGATGGCGGTGGTGCTGGCCCTGGGTGCCACCGTGCTGGCCGTGGTGAGCTGGTACTACACCGGCTACCACGTGGTGGGCCGCGAGCTGCGGGTGCACGAGGGTCTCCTCTGGCGACGCACCCGGGCGATCCCGCTGGAGCGGCTCCAGGCCGTCGAGGTGGTCCGTCCGCTGCTCGCCCAGCTCACCGGCCTGGCCGAGCTGCGGCTGGAGGTGGTGGGCGGGGGCAAGACGGAGGCGCCGCTGGCCTACCTGAGCGTCGCCGAGGCGACCGCGCTGCGCCAGCGGCTGCTCGCCCTCGCCGGACGGATCGCGGCCGAGCCGGGCGCGCCGCCGGCGGGAGTGGCCGCGGGACCGGCGGGGACCCCGGCACCACCGCCCGGCCGGCCCCTGCACGCCGTGGCCAACAACGACCTGCTGGTCAGCCAGCTGCTGACCCCGCAGGCGTTCATGATCCCGTTCGGCGTCGCGTTCGTGGTGGCGCAGTTCCTCTCCGAGGACTCCTGGTCGTTCGTCGCGGTGGCGAGCACCCTCACCGCCATGGCCGGCGTGCTGCTGCAACCGGTGCGGCGGGTGCTCGACGACTGGAACTTCCGGCTCGCCCGGGACGAGGGCACGCTGCGGATCCGCAACGGCCTGCTGGAGACCCGCGCGCAGACCGTGCCGCTGGACCGGGTGCAGGCCGTCGGGGTGACCTGGCCGCTGCTGTGGCGGGTCAAGGGCTGGCTGCGGCTGCGCCTGGAGGTGGCCGGCTACTCCGCCGGCGAGGCCGACGAGCGCAACCGGCCGGACCGGCTGCTCCCCGTCGGTGACCGGGCGACCGGCGAGGCGATCGTGGCCGAGGTGCTGCCCGGGGTGCGGCTGGCCGCGCTGCCGCTGAGCCCGCCGCCGACGCGGGCCCGCTGGCTCAACCCGCTGAGCCGGGGCGTGCTCGGCGCCGGGCTCGACGACCGGGTCTTCGCCGTCCGCTCCGGCCTGCTCACCCGGCAGTTGGCGCTCGTGCCGTACGCCCGGATCCAGAGCGTGCGGGTCGTGCAGGGGCCGGCGCAGCGGCGGCTGCGGCTGGCGACGGTGCACGCCGACACCGCCGGCGGCGCCGGCGCGGCCGCCCGGGACCGGGACCTCGCCGAGGCGTGGGCCCTGGCGGCGGAGCTGACGGCCCGCTCGCGCGCGGCCCGCCGGGCGGGCTGA
- a CDS encoding HAD-IIA family hydrolase, with translation MQDRKPVESWLTDMDGVLVHEGQPVPGAPEFVSRLRASGKPFLVLTNNSIYTPRDLTARLSRMGLDVPEQAIWSSALATAQFLADQRPGGTAYVIGEAGLTTALHAVGYVLTDFAPDYVVLGETRTYSFEAITKAVRLINDGARFICTNPDVTGPSVEGALPAAGSVAAMISKATGIEPYFVGKPNPMMMRSALNTINAHSETTAMIGDRMDTDILCGLEAGLETILVLTGISSRAEAERYPYRPSRIVDSVADLVDEI, from the coding sequence ATGCAGGACCGCAAGCCGGTGGAGAGCTGGCTGACCGACATGGACGGCGTGCTGGTGCACGAGGGCCAGCCCGTGCCCGGGGCACCGGAGTTCGTCTCCCGGCTGCGCGCCTCCGGCAAGCCGTTCCTGGTGCTCACCAACAACTCGATCTACACGCCCCGCGACCTCACGGCCCGGCTGAGCCGGATGGGCCTCGACGTGCCGGAGCAGGCGATCTGGTCCTCCGCGCTGGCCACCGCCCAGTTCCTGGCCGACCAGCGTCCGGGCGGCACCGCGTACGTGATCGGGGAGGCCGGGCTCACCACGGCGCTGCACGCGGTCGGCTACGTGCTGACCGACTTCGCCCCGGACTACGTGGTCCTGGGCGAGACCCGCACCTACAGCTTCGAGGCGATCACCAAGGCGGTCCGGCTGATCAACGACGGGGCCCGGTTCATCTGCACCAACCCCGACGTGACCGGCCCGTCGGTGGAAGGCGCGCTGCCGGCCGCCGGCTCCGTCGCCGCGATGATCTCCAAGGCGACGGGGATCGAGCCGTACTTCGTCGGCAAGCCCAATCCGATGATGATGCGCTCGGCGCTGAACACGATCAACGCGCACTCCGAGACGACCGCGATGATCGGCGACCGGATGGACACCGACATCCTCTGCGGGCTGGAGGCCGGGCTGGAGACGATCCTGGTGCTGACCGGCATCAGCAGCCGCGCCGAGGCGGAGCGCTACCCGTACCGTCCGTCGCGGATCGTCGACTCCGTCGCCGACCTGGTCGACGAGATCTGA
- a CDS encoding AAA family ATPase encodes MAQPTTPDAPTPNGTGPETPEPVTTPAEDATLLERALFEIKRVIVGQDRMVERMFVALLARGHCLLEGVPGVAKTLAVETLARVVGGSFARVQFTPDLVPADIMGTRIYRQSSEKFDVELGPVFVNFLLADEINRAPAKVQSALLEVMSERQVSIGGESHRVPDPFLVMATQNPIEQEGVYPLPEAQRDRFLMKIVVGYPTDAEEREIVYRMGVAPPQPAPVFTTPDLIALQRKADQVFVHNALVDYAVRLVLATRAPAEHGMPDVAQLIQYGASPRASLGLVRATRALALLRGRDYALPQDVQDIAPDILRHRLVLSYDALADDVPADHVVHRVMSTIPLPSVAPRQQATPAPMPTSAPPGAGWPGQRP; translated from the coding sequence GTGGCCCAGCCGACCACGCCCGACGCCCCGACGCCGAACGGGACGGGCCCGGAGACACCCGAGCCGGTGACCACGCCGGCCGAGGACGCGACCCTGCTCGAGCGGGCGCTGTTCGAGATCAAACGGGTGATCGTCGGGCAGGACCGGATGGTGGAGCGGATGTTCGTCGCGCTGCTCGCGCGCGGCCACTGCCTGCTGGAGGGCGTGCCGGGGGTCGCGAAGACCCTCGCGGTGGAGACCCTCGCGAGGGTGGTCGGCGGCTCCTTCGCCCGGGTGCAGTTCACCCCCGACCTGGTGCCCGCCGACATCATGGGCACCCGCATCTACCGGCAGTCGAGCGAGAAGTTCGACGTCGAACTGGGCCCGGTGTTCGTCAACTTCCTGCTCGCCGACGAGATCAACCGGGCGCCGGCCAAGGTGCAGTCGGCGCTGCTGGAGGTGATGAGCGAGCGGCAGGTCTCCATCGGCGGCGAGAGCCACCGGGTGCCCGACCCGTTCCTGGTGATGGCGACGCAGAACCCGATCGAGCAGGAGGGGGTCTACCCGCTGCCCGAGGCCCAGCGGGACCGCTTCCTCATGAAGATCGTCGTCGGTTACCCGACCGACGCCGAGGAGCGGGAGATCGTCTACCGGATGGGGGTCGCCCCGCCGCAGCCGGCGCCGGTCTTCACCACCCCCGACCTGATCGCCCTGCAACGCAAGGCGGACCAGGTCTTCGTGCACAACGCCCTGGTCGACTACGCGGTCCGGCTGGTGCTGGCCACCCGCGCCCCGGCGGAGCACGGGATGCCGGACGTCGCCCAGCTCATCCAGTACGGCGCGAGCCCGCGCGCCTCGCTCGGCCTGGTCCGGGCCACCCGCGCGCTGGCACTGCTGCGTGGCCGGGACTACGCCCTGCCGCAGGACGTGCAGGACATCGCGCCGGACATCCTGCGCCACCGGCTCGTGCTCAGCTACGACGCGCTCGCCGACGACGTGCCCGCCGACCACGTGGTGCACCGGGTGATGTCCACCATCCCGCTGCCCTCGGTCGCGCCCCGGCAGCAGGCCACCCCCGCACCCATGCCGACCTCCGCGCCGCCCGGCGCCGGTTGGCCCGGGCAGCGTCCGTGA
- a CDS encoding phosphatase PAP2 family protein, whose product MSVATDPQPPARTEPPAAPDGGRRRVVAMTLWGVAFVAGWLGIGLPTDPAYAFLWIWAGTIAWNSSRPWRSHLRFARDWVPVVLLLAVYNLSRGFADNGATPHAYELIVADRVMFGWATGGQVPTTWLQEHLYRPEVHWWDVAVSWVYFSHFVVALAAAAVLWLRDRGRWAAFMRRWGFLCATGLVTYFLYPAAPPWWAAQNGLLEEVARISTRGWKAFGMHGAGNLLNAGQIASNPVAAMPSLHTAFALFVVLFFLRQTRRRWWPLLLAYPLAMTFTLVYSGEHYVIDVLVGWAYVGMAFLVVGLAERWWAARKARRSPAEPDAEAEPAAAEPPPVTATR is encoded by the coding sequence ATGTCTGTCGCGACCGACCCCCAGCCCCCCGCCCGGACCGAGCCACCCGCCGCACCCGACGGCGGGCGTCGTCGCGTGGTCGCGATGACACTCTGGGGGGTCGCCTTCGTCGCCGGCTGGCTCGGCATCGGTTTGCCGACCGACCCGGCGTACGCGTTCCTGTGGATCTGGGCGGGGACGATCGCCTGGAACAGCAGCCGGCCGTGGCGCAGCCATCTGCGCTTCGCGCGGGACTGGGTGCCGGTGGTGCTGCTGCTCGCCGTCTACAACCTGTCCCGGGGCTTCGCCGACAACGGCGCCACCCCGCACGCGTACGAGCTGATCGTCGCCGACCGGGTGATGTTCGGCTGGGCGACGGGCGGGCAGGTGCCGACGACCTGGCTCCAGGAGCACCTCTACCGGCCCGAGGTGCACTGGTGGGACGTCGCGGTCAGCTGGGTCTACTTCTCACACTTCGTGGTGGCGCTGGCCGCCGCGGCGGTGCTCTGGCTGCGGGACCGGGGGCGGTGGGCGGCCTTCATGCGCCGCTGGGGCTTCCTGTGCGCCACCGGCCTGGTCACCTACTTCCTCTACCCGGCCGCCCCGCCCTGGTGGGCGGCGCAGAACGGGCTGCTGGAGGAGGTCGCGCGGATCTCCACGCGCGGCTGGAAGGCGTTCGGCATGCACGGCGCCGGCAACCTGCTCAACGCCGGGCAGATCGCCTCCAACCCGGTGGCCGCGATGCCCTCGCTGCACACCGCGTTCGCGCTCTTCGTGGTGCTGTTCTTCCTGCGGCAGACCCGCCGCCGCTGGTGGCCGCTGCTGCTGGCGTACCCGCTGGCGATGACGTTCACCCTCGTCTACAGCGGCGAGCACTACGTCATCGACGTGCTCGTCGGCTGGGCGTACGTCGGGATGGCCTTCCTGGTGGTCGGCCTGGCGGAGCGCTGGTGGGCGGCCCGCAAGGCCCGGCGGTCCCCGGCGGAGCCAGACGCTGAGGCCGAGCCGGCCGCCGCCGAGCCGCCGCCGGTCACGGCCACCCGCTGA
- the fabI gene encoding enoyl-ACP reductase FabI codes for MSGLLAGKRLLVTGVITDASIAFSVAKLAQENGAQVVLTGYGRLSLVERIARRLPEPAPVIELDVTDADHLAGLGDRVREHVDGLDGVVHSIGFAPQSCLGGGFLDAPWEDVATALHVSTYSYKSLAMAALPLMSAGGAVVGLTFDATKAWPVYDWMGVAKAGLESASRYLALHLGKQGIRSNLVAAGPLRTIAAKSIPGFDQFEEAWAERAPLGWSLTDQEPAARACLALLSDWFPATTGEIVHVDGGYHAIGA; via the coding sequence ATGTCCGGACTGCTCGCCGGTAAGCGGCTGCTGGTCACCGGCGTCATCACCGACGCCTCGATCGCCTTCTCCGTGGCGAAGCTCGCCCAGGAGAACGGGGCGCAGGTCGTGCTCACCGGCTACGGCCGGCTCTCCCTCGTGGAGCGGATCGCCAGGCGACTGCCCGAGCCCGCCCCGGTGATCGAGCTGGACGTGACCGACGCCGACCATCTCGCCGGGCTCGGCGACCGCGTGCGCGAGCACGTCGACGGCCTGGACGGGGTGGTGCACTCGATCGGCTTCGCCCCGCAGAGCTGCCTCGGCGGCGGCTTCCTCGACGCACCCTGGGAGGACGTGGCGACCGCGCTGCACGTCTCCACGTACTCCTACAAGTCCCTCGCGATGGCGGCGCTGCCGCTGATGTCCGCCGGCGGCGCGGTGGTCGGCCTGACCTTCGACGCCACGAAGGCGTGGCCCGTCTACGACTGGATGGGCGTGGCCAAGGCCGGGCTGGAGTCCGCCTCCCGCTACCTGGCGCTGCACCTGGGCAAGCAGGGCATCCGCAGCAACCTGGTCGCCGCCGGGCCGCTGCGTACCATCGCCGCCAAGTCGATCCCCGGCTTCGATCAGTTCGAGGAGGCCTGGGCCGAGCGCGCGCCGCTGGGTTGGAGCCTCACCGACCAGGAGCCGGCGGCGCGGGCCTGCCTGGCGCTGCTCTCCGACTGGTTCCCGGCCACCACCGGCGAGATCGTGCACGTCGACGGCGGCTACCACGCCATCGGCGCCTGA
- a CDS encoding PH domain-containing protein gives MSPVNSDGSAGPPPAPPLPPAGPLEPWPDTVRWQSISSDLIWVELIRLALVLVVLALGLGVGWAFSGSGFLGAALGVVLLFGVLRGVTIVRAVRAWGYAEREDDLLVRHGLLVRRLSIVPYSRMQFVDVSAGPLERAFELATVQLHTAAAASDARVPGLRPAEASRLRDRLTALGEDRAEGL, from the coding sequence ATGTCCCCGGTGAACAGTGACGGGTCCGCCGGCCCGCCGCCGGCGCCACCCCTACCGCCGGCGGGCCCCCTGGAGCCGTGGCCGGACACCGTCCGCTGGCAGTCGATCTCGTCCGACCTGATCTGGGTGGAGCTGATCCGCCTGGCGCTGGTGCTGGTCGTCCTCGCCCTCGGGCTGGGCGTCGGCTGGGCGTTCAGCGGCAGCGGCTTCCTCGGCGCGGCACTCGGCGTGGTGCTGCTCTTCGGCGTCCTGCGGGGCGTGACGATCGTCCGCGCCGTACGGGCCTGGGGCTACGCGGAGCGGGAGGACGACCTGCTGGTCCGGCACGGGCTGCTGGTGCGGCGGCTCTCCATCGTGCCGTACTCGCGGATGCAGTTCGTCGACGTCAGCGCGGGGCCGCTGGAGCGCGCGTTCGAGCTCGCCACCGTGCAGTTGCACACGGCCGCCGCGGCGAGCGACGCCCGGGTGCCCGGGCTGCGCCCGGCGGAGGCGTCCCGGCTGCGCGACCGGCTCACCGCGCTGGGCGAGGACCGGGCGGAGGGCCTGTGA